In Macaca fascicularis isolate 582-1 chromosome X, T2T-MFA8v1.1, one DNA window encodes the following:
- the SAGE1 gene encoding sarcoma antigen 1 → MQASPFRMSQLTPPEELHTVAYVFTNGGPQMRSDEVNPVAKGHQSKKKHSRKSKRHSSSKRRKSMSLWLDKQEDAAVTHNVHEERINNSQPAADNILSTAPPWLGFPDATITHNICEERMENGQSQTDKVFSTVSPWLVHRAAAGIPSMSTRDLYSTVTHNIREERMENGQPQPDNILSTGPTGLINMAATPIPATSARDLYATVTHNGREQKMENVQPAPDNVLLTLRPQLINMAATGISTMSTRDPYSTVTHNIREERMENGQPQPDNILSTGPTGLINMAATPIPATSARDLYVTATHNVHEAKMKNDQQAPDNSLSTVPPGCTNLSGAGISSRSTRGLYSTVIHDIQEEEMENGQIPPDGLLSNSDSPELINMTGHRMPPEALGSFSYDFTSLSKDELLYKPDSNEFAVGIKNYSVSAGDPPVTAMSSVETVPNTLQISPAMAKKINDDIKYQLMKEVRRFGQNYERIFNLLEEVQGSMKVKRQFVEFTIKEAARFKKVVLIQQLEKVLKEIDSHCHLRKVKHMRKK, encoded by the exons CAAATGAGGAGTGATGAAGTAAATCCGGTTGCAAAAGGAcatcaaagcaaaaagaaacattcCAGAAAATCTAAGAGACACTCTTCATCTAAGAGAAGGAAGAGTATGTCCCTGTGGTTAGACAAACAGGAAG ATGCTGCAGTCACTCACAACGTCCATGAAGAGAGGATAAATAACAGCCAACCAGCAGCTGATAACATCTTGTCAACTGCTCCACCATGGCTTGGT TTTCCTGATGCTACCATCACTCACAACATCTGTGAAGAGAGGATGGAAAATGGCCAATCCCAAACTGATAAAGTCTTCTCAACTGTTTCCCCATGGCTTGTTCATAGGGCTGCAGCTGGTATTCCATCCATGAGTACCAGAGATCTGT ATTCTACTGTCACTCACAATATCCGTGAAGAGAGAATGGAAAATGGCCAACCCCAACCTGATAACATCTTGTCAACTGGTCCCACAGGGCTTATTAATATGGCAGCGACTCCTATTCCAGCCACGAGTGCCAGAGATCTCT ATGCTACAGTCACTCACAATGGCCGTGAACAGAAGATGGAAAATGTCCAACCAGCACCTGATAACGTGCTATTGACTCTTCGACCACAGCTTATTAATATGGCAGCCACTGGTATTTCAACCATGAGTACCAGGGATCCGT ATTCTACTGTCACTCACAATATCCGTGAAGAGAGAATGGAAAATGGCCAACCCCAACCTGATAACATCTTGTCAACTGGTCCCACAGGGCTTATTAATATGGCAGCGACTCCTATTCCAGCCACTAGTGCCAGAGATCTCT ATGTCACCGCCACTCACAATGTCCATGAGGCGAAGATGAAAAATGACCAACAGGCACCTGATAACTCCTTGTCAACAGTTCCACCAGGGTGTACTAATCTGTCAGGAGCTGGTATTTCATCCAGGAGCACCAGGGgtctgt ATTCTACTGTCATTCACGATAtccaggaggaggaaatggaaaatggTCAAATCCCTCCTGATGGCCTCCTGTCAAATTCTGATTCACCAGAGCTTATAAATATGACAGGACATCGTATGCCACCCGAGGCATTGGGTTCTTTCTCTTACGACTTCACAAGTCTCAGCAAAGATGAGCTGCTTTACAAACCTGATAGTAATGAATTTGCTGTAGGCATCAAAAACTACAGTGTCTCTGCAGGTGACCCACCAGTCACAGCAATGTCTTCAGTGGAAACTGTGCCAAATACACTACAAATATCTCCTGCCATGGCAAAGAAAATTAATGATGatataaaatatcaattaatGAAAGAAGTTCGAAGGTTTGGGCAAA attatgAAAGAATTTTCAATTTGCTTGAAGAGGTACAAGGATCTATGAAGGTCAAGAGACAATTTGTTGAATTTACCATCAAGGAAGCAGCAAG GTTTAAAAAAGTTGTCTTAATTCAGCAACTCGAGAAGGTGCTTAAAGAAATAGATTCCCACTGCCatctcagaaaagttaagcacatgagaaaaaaataa